The following proteins are encoded in a genomic region of Phaeodactylum tricornutum CCAP 1055/1 chromosome 1, whole genome shotgun sequence:
- a CDS encoding predicted protein: MQRAKKNPASSVKVRFDGLDVTAMVSHVQRRLLGRKIINVYDGDNGETYVFKLDSSGGTTISNNNNNTSNSKEFLLLESGIRFHPLEHFESNLPMPTPFCAKLRKHLRGLRLEQISQIGTDRVILLQFGSGASRHALILELYAKGNIILTEGIHYTILALLRSHVYEKDQVAVQVGQVYPVTYATSVQKDNQTVANAVAATDTQPENDPSPTSRIMDTACAAKNKNGILNMSIEEIQASLALLLEPAPVSATTKKGKKGSPLNLKTLLLQPQWGVSQYGPALLEHCILQANLLPHASIKETVLQAADWERLQTSLSEQGPAIMYNLHSAAIDTPGYILYQPRVEEDIVNGKPHSENLSSAVAVVAKELAHADKVLLEFQPHLLAQHQNCPRLEYKHFGAAVADFFAHMVAQKRLLKVQASEMAVQEKLRKVQQDQADRVMALERDQQTLQAYAQVVKNNAENVDKALLVINSALDSGMDWDQLIELVSVEQANRNPIANLIVRLELENEIMILRLPRDPFDELSDVLNVNVSLKDSAHANASALFAKYRASKEKTQKTLESSSKALQAAEESAQRQLIEAQRRTKQTVAAVKRKPAWYEKFHWFVTSDNYLVLGGKDAHQNELLVKRYLRAGDAYLHAEVHGAASCILRAKRRRLPNGATQSIPLSDQALREAGNFTICRSSAWASRMVTSAWWVESHQVSKTAPSGEFLTVGSFMVRGKKNFLPPSPLEMGLAVLFRLGDDDSIARHKTERRDFALIELENSSVDVLDAVSSFQMEPKTNIEGQEATTHRDTTEHEGSDLVSDEVWMTLPKVIVSNSTSSAENLINDPTRDDGSCGSDGNEEAKKGSTTNEGNGRRTKKGLSVKERKQMKKYGSLGEARKLHSTVAVDKSSTEDTHGQQPVLPSLDGLIDASKLKRGKRAKAKRAMLKYMDQDDEDRELAMLALQGGEGKNRKKGKNKRSQGPVSAAQSQVAGETAALLVRDTSETIEQLPGQVVSILQECLTANNGLGKHNEAIRWDKLDSDTVEQLVALESLDAQVAAATRLLNLKTSTRVDNFSASLGGIIRTIRKYGYSCLDDEKTEVLEKPKRKTKAQKDVESTQWKQTMEEEGVVGSDLDEDAVDDTIELSKLSGMPQAEDLVLYAVPVCAPYQTLSKYTYRVKLTPGSTKRGKAVKQCVDMFLKNMVLKEPSASEHCTELIKKLGDNDWVQVICADVKISAPGASKTAKKHRAITKKKNK, from the coding sequence atGCAAcgagcaaagaagaatcccGCCAGTAGCGTGAAAGTCCGTTTCGACGGACTCGACGTGACGGCCATGGTGTCGCACGTACAACGCCGCTTGCTCGGACGCAAAATTATCAACGTCTACGATGGCGACAACGGCGAAACGTACGTCTTCAAGCTGGATAGTAGTGGTGGGACTACtatcagcaacaacaacaacaacactagcaACTCTAAAGAGTTCTTGTTACTGGAGTCGGGAATTCGCTTTCACCCGCTGGAGCATTTCGAGTCAAACTTGCCCATGCCGACACCGTTCTGTGCCAAGCTGCGCAAGCATTTGCGGGGACTCCGACTGGAGCAAATATCGCAAATTGGGACCGATCGAGTGATACTCTTGCAATTTGGTTCCGGAGCTTCCCGGCACGCTTTGATACTGGAACTGTACGCCAAAGGAAACATTATCTTGACGGAGGGGATTCATTACACCATACTGGCACTTTTACGATCGCACGTCTACGAAAAGGATCAGGTCGCCGTCCAAGTTGGACAGGTCTATCCTGTTACGTATGCCACATCGGTACAAAAAGACAACCAAACCGTAGCGAATGCTGTTGCGGCTACCGATACTCAACCCGAAAACGATCCGTCACCAACTTCTAGAATCATGGACACTGCATGCGCtgccaaaaacaaaaatggtATTCTAAATATGTCGATTGAGGAGATTCAAGCATCCTTGGCGCTGCTACTCGAGCCGGCACCGGTATCAGCAACGACCAAAAAAGGGAAAAAAGGAAGCCCGCTCAACTTGAAAACGCTCTTATTGCAACCCCAATGGGGTGTCTCTCAGTACGGACCCGCACTACTGGAGCACTGTATTTTACAGGCAAATCTGCTACCGCATGCATCGATCAAGGAGACCGTGCTGCAGGCGGCTGATTGGGAACGACTGCAAACATCGCTAAGCGAACAAGGTCCTGCCATCATGTATAATCTACACTCGGCAGCGATCGACACGCCCGGCTACATTCTTTATCAACCTCGCGTGGAGGAAGATATCGTTAACGGCAAGCCGCATTCTGAAAATCTGTCGTCGGCAGTTGCAGTCGTGGCCAAAGAATTAGCACACGCTGATAAAGTACTGCTCGAATTCCAACCCCACTTGCTTGCCCAACACCAGAATTGTCCCCGGTTGGAGTACAAACACTTCGGCGCCGCCGTGGCTGACTTTTTCGCGCATATGGTTGCCCAGAAACGCCTTCTCAAGGTCCAAGCCTCGGAAATGGCCGTCCAAGAAAAACTGCGGAAAGTACAACAAGATCAAGCCGATCGCGTGATGGCTTTGGAACGCGACCAGCAAACGCTACAAGCTTATGCCCAGGTAGTCAAGAACAACGCGGAAAACGTTGACAAGGCCTTGCTAGTGATAAACTCAGCTTTGGATAGTGGTATGGATTGGGATCAACTGATTGAACTTGTGAGTGTTGAACAGGCAAATAGAAATCCGATTGCTAATTTGATTGTCCGcttggaattggaaaatgAAATCATGATACTACGACTGCCTCGAGACCCGTTCGACGAATTGTCTGACGTGTTGAATGTGAATGTGTCGTTGAAAGATTCGGCGCATGCCAACGCCAGTGCGCTGTTTGCAAAGTATAGGGCATCCAAGGAGAAGACACAAAAAACTCTTGAATCGTCAAGTAAGGCTTTACAGGCGGCCGAAGAAAGCGCCCAACGGCAATTGATCGAAGCCCAACGACGCACGAAACAAACTGTCGCTGCCGTCAAGCGCAAGCCAGCTTGGTACGAAAAGTTTCACTGGTTTGTCACTAGTGACAACTATCTGGTGCTAGGCGGTAAGGACGCCCACCAGAATGAGTTGTTGGTCAAACGATACTTGCGGGCCGGGGACGCTTACTTGCATGCTGAAGTGCACGGAGCTGCCTCGTGTATTCTTCGTGCTAAACGTCGACGACTCCCGAACGGAGCCACCCAGAGTATACCCTTGTCTGACCAGGCCCTGCGGGAAGCGGGCAACTTTACAATTTGCCGGTCTTCAGCATGGGCGAGCCGCATGGTCACGTCCGCTTGGTGGGTGGAATCGCACCAAGTATCCAAAACTGCACCGAGTGGAGAATTCTTAACCGTAGGGTCATTTATGGTACGAGGTAAAAAGAATTTCTTGCCTCCGAGTCCACTAGAAATGGGCTTGGCCGTGCTGTTTCGGTTAGGCGACGACGATAGTATTGCCAGGCACAAAACCGAACGTAGAGACTTTGCCCTGATTGAGTTAGAGAATTCTAGCGTGGATGTGCTCGACGCCGTATCGTCGTTTCAGATGGAGCCGAAGACAAATATTGAAGGTCAAGAGGCTACGACACACAGAGACACAACAGAGCACGAAGGATCCGATTTAGTATCGGATGAGGTCTGGATGACGCTTCCGAAAGTCATCGTCTCAAACAGCACGTCTAGCGCTGAAAATCTGATCAACGATCCTACGCGCGACGACGGTAGTTGTGGAAGCGATGgcaacgaagaagccaagaaaggGTCGACCACAAACGAAGGAAATGGACGCCGTACAAAAAAGGGCCTTTCGGTCAAAGAAAGGAAGCAAATGAAGAAATACGGTTCGCTCGGCGAAGCTAGGAAGTTGCACTCAACAGTTGCAGTTGACAAGTCATCCACAGAGGATACCCACGGTCAGCAGCCTGTTTTGCCCTCCTTGGACGGCCTCATTGACGCGAGCAAACTGAAGAGAGGCAAGCGAGCGAAAGCGAAACGTGCCATGCTAAAGTATATGGATcaggacgacgaagatcgAGAGTTGGCGATGCTGGCACTGCAAGGAggtgaaggaaaaaatcGAAAAAAGGGCAAGAATAAACGCAGCCAAGGACCTGTGTCAGCAGCGCAAAGTCAAGTCGCAGGAGAAACTGCTGCATTATTAGTAAGAGATACGTCCGAGACCATTGAACAGCTACCCGGTCAAGTCGTATCTATTTTGCAAGAATGCCTAACTGCAAACAATGGACTAGGCAAGCATAACGAAGCGATTCGCTGGGATAAACTTGACTCCGACACTGTGGAGCAGCTTGTTGCGCTAGAGTCCTTGGACGCGCAAGTAGCTGCCGCAACACGTCTTTTGAATTTAAAAACGAGTACTCGAGTGGACAACTTCTCAGCGAGTTTAGGTGGTATTATTCGTACTATTCGAAAATACGGATACAGTTGTCTCGATGATGAAAAGACCGAAGTACTagaaaagccaaaaaggaagacgaAAGCGCAGAAAGATGTTGAAAGTACACAGTGGAAgcaaacaatggaagaggagGGAGTTGTTGGTAGCGACCTGGATGAAGATGCGGTCGATGATACGATCGAGCTGAGCAAGTTATCTGGAATGCCTCAAGCGGAAGATCTTGTTCTCTATGCAGTACCAGTCTGCGCACCTTACCAAACTCTTTCAAAGTACACATATCGTGTCAAACTCACACCTGGTAGCACGAAGAGAGGAAAGGCTGTCAAGCAGTGTGTGGACATGTTTTTAAAGAACATGGTTTTGAAAGAGCCTTCCGCCTCGGAGCATTGTACAGAACTCATCAAGAAGCTCGGAGACAACGATTGGGTACAAGTTATTTGTGCAGATGTAAAAATATCTGCACCGGGGGCTAGCAAGACAGCGAAGAAGCACAGAGCAATCActaagaagaaaaacaaatAG
- a CDS encoding predicted protein, which yields MNSLSEARSPESVLSLEKSSLASNNDKGAYRVLFLTPDKALQVSQPEEQELLYESDDSTASFSLTQDGIDTQGVVTASIRARESVKMPAVEFTEDITNFGKLYDESVEANCHGGLDVSHPQMAGAVGMFFRPQPSPPPVRSLSSEPLTFPLDQSNTDLSRSSAASEASTTLTCNTATKSPYLQLDIQDQGLSTSKQIVRSDLDKILTLKHSLQSLAIASSTQQREFKILEYEFIELAQEREVLKEREQQHLDSIAFLKERVGNLLKSNSDRVALQEELSQLQLENDAFATQIIENEIELRVFRSTVKALCEENQELKRENQNPKAISRESCSENICNSIDNTVLQLHTPTISGTISVEEVRSLELRLASLEGTRQLRDNIQAETIEKARRLSDVEERLAEIQDYVIPVDTQQDVEVSLIEAIGAMQVVVASNKPDNTPETDDSCSSWFCECLPKFTKEASATNKKNSQP from the coding sequence ATGAATAGTTTGAGCGAGGCCAGATCTCCAGAATCAGTGCTGTCCTTGGAAAAGAGCTCACTCGCATCTAACAATGATAAAGGCGCTTACAGGGTACTCTTTCTGACGCCGGACAAAGCTCTACAGGTTTCCCAGCCGGAAGAACAGGAGCTGTTGTACGAATCTGATGATTCTACAGCCTCTTTTTCCCTTACTCAGGATGGCATCGATACTCAGGGTGTGGTCACCGCCTCCATTCGGGCCAGAGAATCGGTAAAGATGCCAGCGGTTGAATTCACGGAAGATATAACAAATTTTGGTAAGCTCTATGATGAGTCTGTTGAGGCTAATTGTCATGGTGGTCTGGATGTGTCTCATCCACAGATGGCTGGAGCCGTTGGAATGTTTTTCCGGCCTCAGCCATCCCCTCCTCCGGTTCGCTCGTTGTCATCAGAACCCCTGACTTTTCCATTGGATCAAAGTAATACAGATCTATCTCGTTCGTCTGCTGCATCAGAAGCGTCGACAACGCTGACATGTAATACCGCCACAAAATCGCcttacttacagttagataTTCAAGACCAGGGATTATCTACTTCGAAACAAATAGTAAGATCAGACTTGGACAAGATCCTAACGCTCAAACACTCGCTGCAGAGCCTCGCCATTGCAAGTTCGACCCAACAGCGCGAATTCAAAATCCTCGAATACGAATTTATTGAGTTAGCTCAAGAGAGGGAAGTACTTAAAGAGCGTGAACAACAGCACTTGGACAGTATCGCTTTTCTTAAGGAACGGGTCGGCAATCTTCTCAAGTCAAACAGTGATCGAGTAGCACTACAAGAAGAACTTAGCCAACTTCAACTTGAGAATGATGCATTCGCAACTCAGATTAtcgaaaatgaaattgaactTCGAGTATTCCGATCAACCGTGAAAGCCCTTTGCGAGGAGAATCAAGAACTCAAACGGGAAAATCAAAATCCTAAGGCGATCTCCCGAGAAAGCTGCTCCGAGAATATATGTAATTCGATCGACAACACGgtcttacagttacataCACCTACCATTTCCGGAACAATCTCTGTGGAGGAGGTTCGTTCGTTAGAGCTACGTCTCGCAAGTTTGGAGGGCACACGACAGCTTAGAGACAATATTCAAGCTGAGACAATTGAGAAAGCGAGGAGGCTCTCTGATGTGGAGGAGCGTCTTGCTGAGATTCAGGACTACGTGATTCCAGTAGATACGCAACAGGACGTGGAAGTATCTCTCATAGAAGCGATTGGGGCCATGCAGGTGGTTGTGGCTAGCAATAAGCCAGATAATACCCCAGAAACTGACGACAGTTGCAGCTCATGGTTCTGTGAGTGTCTTCCGAAATTCACAAAGGAAGCGTCggcaaccaacaaaaaaaatTCTCAGCCATAA
- a CDS encoding predicted protein, giving the protein MMSKKSITLINMNPPYEMKATTLMMAAPHCTTGVQQVLVYETEIRIRDLVAGAAVETNKPLSVASFDAIYADSHTVVIPDAMFTEKSKVFKSEAFVKHGMEALGSFQKAGGNVIVFCVEGTLVIGDTLNRLFGTKWKIKFFESAAVEATDLAMATFGRFLPMQAHLKDGSYFIDCPNKEGLYRRIMNDKKTFEENFHAEDATFEKLGIEKDETMDCFNIEKSWENYVSKYTNRYCIALHQGRYMEGHVVWYGDRGQSDTMAYLFCKMLNLGSVSPDPSDTVKTKSKEKNGLDLAILLPLVAIIVAVLTRYITSK; this is encoded by the coding sequence ATGATGTCCAAGAAGAGTATAACGCTGATCAACATGAACCCGCCATATGAAATGAAGGCGACAACGCTGATGATGGCGGCGCCTCATTGCACAACTGGCGTCCAGCAAGTTTTGGTCTACGAGACCGAGATCCGCATTCGCGATTTGGTAGCAGGCGCGGCTGTTGAGACGAACAAGCCACTAAGCGTCGCATCATTCGACGCCATCTACGCCGATTCTCATACGGTAGTCATTCCCGACGCCATGTTCACCGAGAAAAGCAAAGTGTTCAAAAGTGAAGCCTTTGTGAAGCATGGTATGGAAGCCCTCGGAAGCTTCCAAAAGGCAGGTGGAAACGTGATCGTATTTTGCGTGGAGGGGACTTTGGTCATTGGTGATACTCTAAACCGCCTTTTCGGGACTAAGTGGAAGATCAAATTTTTTGAATCGGCGGCGGTCGAAGCGACAGATCTAGCGATGGCTACGTTTGGACGATTTCTACCGATGCAAGCGCATTTGAAGGATGGATCATACTTTATAGATTGCCCGAATAAGGAAGGCTTGTATAGGCGAATAATGAACGACAAAAAGACTTTTGAAGAAAATTTTCACGCGGAAGACGCCACTTTCGAAAAGCTGgggatcgaaaaagacgaaacTATGGATTGTTTCAACATTGAAAAAAGCTGGGAAAACTATGTGAGTAAGTACACCAATCGCTATTGTATCGCACTTCACCAAGGGAGATACATGGAGGGACATGTTGTTTGGTACGGCGACCGGGGCCAGAGTGATACTATGGCATATCTCTTTTGTAAAATGCTCAATCTTGGCAGTGTCAGCCCGGATCCTAGCGATACTGtcaaaacaaaatcaaaagaaAAGAATGGGCTTGATCTAGCGATTCTTTTACCGCTCGTTGCGatcattgttgcagttttAACGCGCTACATCACTTCAAAATAA
- a CDS encoding predicted protein — MIRRSTLFICFSLFTSDTTALIADCHHTFYKKHSTTLLRVVNRRLLLQEMGTLGLAVALKPELSLAGEFTPGGTLVDRVVGAQVGNPEASASRKFDNSNVLFYQDHFFKFGVAAPWITSGSTDFPKSMPFVVSQQRYDNLKKYGERVKSGVKVLVGLRDIIMAEGDYTQIPGPDAPEYQLRPLGLLANGMMASENTGATNELFLARWYVNEIYLDINDIRNAKSEEEALVKYEAIKKAVDSYYGMINRVITSKVGDKFHLLVAQ, encoded by the coding sequence ATGATTCGACGATCTACTTTGTTCATTTGTTTCTCCCTCTTTACCTCGGATACCACTGCACTCATCGCCGATTGCCATCACACTTTTTACAAGAAGCACTCTACGACGTTGTTGCGTGTAGTAAACCGAAGGCTGTTGCTTCAAGAAATGGGCACTTTGGGACTTGCTGTAGCACTAAAGCCGGAACTTTCTCTGGCAGGAGAGTTTACTCCGGGTGGCACACTGGTGGATCGTGTAGTTGGGGCGCAAGTCGGAAATCCTGAAGCAAGCGCTAGCCGCAAGTTCGACAATTCTAACGTCTTATTTTACCAGGACCATTTTTTCAAGTTTGGAGTCGCGGCTCCATGGATCACTTCTGGATCTACCGATTTCCCAAAATCTATGCCTTTTGTTGTCTCGCAGCAGCGATACGATAACTTGAAGAAGTATGGAGAACGCGTCAAATCCGGTGTAAAAGTTTTAGTTGGTCTTAGAGACATAATTATGGCAGAAGGGGACTATACTCAGATCCCTGGCCCAGACGCCCCCGAATATCAGCTGCGTCCCCTCGGACTGTTGGCTAACGGAATGATGGCGTCAGAGAATACCGGTGCAACCAACGAGCTCTTTCTCGCAAGATGGTATGTGAACGAAATTTACCTGGACATTAACGATATCCGCAATGCTAAGAGCGAGGAAGAGGCTTTGGTCAAATATGAAGCCATAAAGAAGGCAGTGGACTCATACTATGGGATGATCAATCGCGTGATCACCAGCAAAGTCGGCGACAAATTCCACCTTCTGGTGGCGCAGTAA
- a CDS encoding predicted protein: MVAKHKRIIQSPTHHVNGAEIVLPQHGYAPGKSPLNMKSDSSGSSEDTVSTRETFWIGALHDSEEMQLPTWSGNPQSPLDGGHSSRNTLLFTAHKRNFSAPLFLIAFVLVGLAAMVTSRITVNDASEQVSLLTTNRAKMNLQLQKSQKDMLSLKRKISAMDAMIQQQQGMDTNASSSGAIQQRALEEVNSLQESLTFLGKHSEALKKQVQSMSLKSLEDSYGSLIQRVEVELQFPDHKVGPHKFVIELAPIEVMPHSVDVFLRMVSTHLLDGCSFILNALHVVKAAPLPYDGSSAADKAKAFTEHGLESVAFREYNADYPHKQYTVGFAADGSPSFYINTEDNSEIHIGDPCFGRIVEGFDTIRRLEASPTRNGIWFEKRIGIKRARIL; encoded by the coding sequence ATGGTAGCCAAACACAAGAGGATCATACAAAGTCCGACGCATCACGTTAATGGTGCAGAAATAGTCCTACCGCAACATGGATATGCTCCGGGAAAGTCTCCGCTGAATATGAAATCCGACAGCAGTGGAAGCAGCGAAGACACGGTTTCGACTAGGGAGACCTTTTGGATAGGGGCACTCCATGACAGCGAGGAAATGCAACTACCAACCTGGTCGGGGAATCCACAAAGTCCTTTAGATGGAGGGCACTCATCAAGGAATACACTATTATTCACAGCTCACAAGCGAAATTTCTCGGCGCCTTTGTTCCTTATTGCCTTCGTTCTCGTGGGATTGGCTGCGATGGTTACTTCAAGAATTACAGTGAACGATGCTTCCGAGCAAGTATCACTATTGACCACCAATAGAGCGAAAATGAACTTGCAACTTCAAAAATCACAAAAGGACATGCTCAGTCTGAAACGTAAAATCTCGGCAATGGATGCCATGATTCAACAGCAGCAGGGCATGGACACTAACGCTTCCAGTTCAGGCGCTATTCAACAGCGTGCCTTAGAAGAAGTGAACAGTCTGCAAGAAAGCCTAACGTTTTTAGGGAAACATTCTGAGGCATTAAAAAAACAGGTGCAATCCATGAGCCTTAAATCCCTCGAAGATTCATATGGATCTTTGATACAGCGTGTCGAAGTTGAACTTCAATTTCCTGATCACAAGGTGGGGCCCCACAAATTCGTCATCGAACTCGCACCTATAGAGGTTATGCCGCATTCTGTCGACGTTTTTCTCCGAATGGTTTCGACTCACTTACTTGATGGATGCTCCTTTATCCTAAACGCTTTGCATGTGGTAAAGGCCGCCCCGCTTCCATATGACGGCAGTTCCGCTGCCGACAAGGCGAAGGCATTTACCGAACACGGCTTGGAGAGCGTAGCTTTCCGTGAATACAACGCAGACTACCCGCATAAACAGTATACGGTGGGTTTTGCCGCAGACGGCAGTCCGAGTTTTTACATCAATACAGAAGACAACAGTGAAATTCACATCGGAGATCCATGCTTCGGCAGGATAGTTGAGGGTTTCGACACTATCCGCAGATTGGAAGCGAGTCCTACCCGTAACGGTATCTGGTTTGAGAAAAGGATAGGCATCAAACGAGCTCGAATCTTATAG
- a CDS encoding predicted protein, with the protein MKFTLALTTLTSVSAFTASSFVGQNLASVPVSKSALDMKYKVAVVGGGPAGACAAEIFAQEKGIDTVLFERKLDNAKPCGGAIPLCMVGEFDLPESVVDRKVRRMNLISPKGVEVDIGETLKPDEYIGMTRREILDGYLRDRAIDYGAEIVNGLVTSIDIPADHKVSENQYTINYQAYEEGSSAGTPKNMKVDLIVGADGANSRVAKAMDAGQYNFAIAFQERIKIPDDKMKFYEEMAEMYVGDDVSPDFYGWVFPKYDHVGVGTGTVVNRPAIKQYQKAIRDRAGDKIAGGKIIKVEAHPIPEHYRPRRVQGRIALVGDAAGYVTKCSGEGIYFAAKSGRMAAEEIVKLMKNGSVLPTQADIERTYLKKYDNLYGPTYTVLDLLQKVFYVNNGAREAFVELCNSKYVQQVTFDSYLYKRVQGNNPLDDLKLLGETIGCLIKGYADAKPDAEFSNPVESQKRI; encoded by the exons ATGAAGTTCACCCTTGCTCTTACCACCTTGACCTCGGTCTCAGCATTCacggcttcttcctttgTCGGACAGAACCTCGCCTCCGTTCCAGTCTCCAAGTCTGCCTTGGACATGAAGTACAAGGTTGCCGTCGTCGGGGGAGGACCGGCCGGTGCCTGCGCTGCCGAGATCTTTGCCCAAGAAAAGGGAATCGATACGGTTCTTTTTGAGCGCAAGCTCGATAATGCCAAGCCCTGCGGTGGCGCCATCCCCCTCTGTATGGTCGGCGAATTTGATCTTCCCGAGAGCGTCGTTGACCGTAAG GTCCGTCGCATGAATCTTATCTCCCCCAAGGGTGTTGAAGTTGATATTGGTGAGACCTTGAAACCTGATGAGTACATTGGTATGACTCGTCGTGAAATCCTTGACGGATACCTCCGCGACCGCGCCATCGACTACGGTGCCGAAATTGTCAATGGCTTGGTCACCAGCATCGACATCCCTGCCGACCACAAGGTATCGGAGAACCAATACACCATCAACTACCAAGCCTACGAGGAAGGATCCAGTGCCGGAACACCCAAGAACATGAAAGTTGACCTTATTGTCGGCGCTGACGGTGCCAACTCTCGTGTAGCAAAGGCTATGGATGCCGGACAGTACAATTTTGCCATTGCCTTCCAAGAGCGTATCAAGATTCCGGATGACAAAATGAAGTTTTACGAAGAAATGGCGGAGATGTATGTTGGTGACGACGTGTCTCCCGATTTCTACGGATGGGTGTTCCCCAAGTACGACCACGTCGGTGTTGGAACTGGAACCGTTGTCAACCGCCCCGCCATCAAGCAATACCAGAAGGCCATCCGCGACCGAGCGGGCGACAAGATCGCCGGAGGGAAAATCATCAAGGTAGAGGCTCACCCCATTCCGGAACATTACCGCCCCCGCCGTGTTCAGGGACGTATCGCCTTGGTTGGCGATGCTGCGGGATACGTTACCAAGTGCTCCGGAGAAGGGATCTACTTCGCCGCCAAATCTGGACGCATGGCTGCTGAAGAAATTGTCAAACTCATGAAGAATGGATCGGTGCTTCCTACCCAGGCTGATATCGAGCGCACGTACTTGAAGAAGTACGACAACCTCTACGGACCTACGTACACCGTCTTGGACCTCCTGCAAAAGGTCTTCTACGTTAACAATGGTGCCCGTGAAGCTTTCGTCGAATTGTGCAACAGCAAGTATGTGCAACAAGTCACTTTCGACTCTTATCTGTACAAGAGAGTGCAGGGAAACAACCCCTTGGATGATCTCAAGCTCCTCGGAGAGACTATCGGATGCTTAATCAAGGGATACGCTGACGCTAAACCGGATGCTGAATTCTCCAACCCCGTGGAGAGCCAAAAGCGCATTTAA
- a CDS encoding predicted protein encodes MPRISLFVVLALCVLSFAMAFHLSTPTFYGHQQRPRIRPRATAKPPESAQEESKNTKEVDLLTKASWYGVEVFGKVFGSKRDSSTYAYSLEQPPSSVEETKARLQADNNREYFLSGEVDKCIYDDQCVFADPFVSFKGRDRFVENLVNLGSFVTKYSAKPLSYYEEDEAVVTKFMVKLELNLPWKPVLAWPWGVRCVIDRDTNLITLHEESWDIAAWEGVKQIFRKPKTSV; translated from the exons ATGCCAAGAATATCTCTATTCGTCGTCCTCGCCTTGTGCGTGCTTTCGTTTGCAATGGCGTTCCACCTGAGCACACCGACCTTTTATGGGCACCAACAACGCCCCCGGATTCGGCCAAGAGCCACGGCCAAACCACCAGAGAGCGCGCAGGAAGAGTCCAAAAACACGAAAGAAGTCGATTTATTGACGAAAGCTTCCTGGTATGGAGTCGAAGTCTTTGGAAAGGTATTTGGGTCCAAACGCGACTCGTCCACGTACGCATATTCGCTCGAACAACCTCCAAGTTCTgtggaagaaacaaaagcacGCCTGCAGGCAGACAACAATCGCGAATACTTTTTGTCGGGGGAAGTGGACAAATGCATCTACGATGATCAGTGCGTGTTTGCAGACCCTTTTGTGTCGTTCAAAGGCCGGGATCGCTTCGTTGAAAATCTTGTGAACCTTGGTTCGTTTGTAACCAAATACAGTGCAAAACCACTGAGTTACtacgaagaggacgaagcGGTTGTGACCAAATTTATGGTCAAACTTGAGTTGAATCTACCTTGGAAGCCTGTGCTAGCATGGCCGTGGGGTGTGCGGTGTGTAATTGATCGAGACACCAACCTCATCACACTGCATGAAGAGTCCTGGGATATAGCGGCGTGGGAA GGCGTCAAGCAGATCTTCCGAAAGCCAAAGACTAGTGTATAA
- a CDS encoding predicted protein, translated as MDIDDQEPSAVDSNENVPSRSEDDLKQVKPALIKEPKRYKASKKKHLKWDEEVIEEHDQLRGTRMKIDEPNTPYTHYDSGAESDDSRRCKSPAGQKQVLSWDVLQTKLDSVAAVRDAYPSSPSSHAETDHSDVEEEHKKEMHRMEFEEHRKRHYNEMELVRKYRQENTDEKADEDVTDEES; from the coding sequence ATGGACATCGATGATCAGGAACCTAGTGCTGTCGACAGCAATGAAAACGTTCCCTCGCGGTCCGAAGATGATTTGAAGCAAGTCAAACCAGCGTTGATCAAAGAACCGAAAAGATACAAAGCATCTAAGAAAAAGCACTTAAAGTGGGACGAAGAAGTTATCGAAGAGCATGACCAGTTACGCGGTACGCGCATGAAGATCGACGAACCGAATACCCCCTATACACACTACGACTCGGGTGCCGAATCTGACGACTCACGTCGTTGCAAATCTCCGGCTGGGCAGAAACAAGTTCTCAGTTGGGATGTATTGCAAACCAAGCTTGATAGTGTAGCTGCAGTTCGGGACGCCTATCCTAGTTCACCCTCATCGCACGCCGAGACGGATCATTCCGATGTGGAAGAGGAGCACAAAAAAGAAATGCACAGGATGGAGTTTGAGGAGCATCGAAAACGCCACTACAATGAGATGGAGTTGGTACGAAAATACCGTCAGGAAAACACGGACGAGAAAGCGGATGAGGACGTAACGGACGAGGAGAGCTAG